The sequence GCGTCGTCGGTGGCGCCCGTGGTGGCCAGGCGTCTGCTCCCGGGCGTACCGCCCCGTACCGCCGCCCCGGCCCCCGCCGGGACGCCCGCGCCCGTGTCCGCCCCGGCCCCCGCCGTCCAGCGCGCCACCGCGCGGACAGCGACCGCCCCGGACAACACCCCCGCCGCGCCCCCGGCCGCGCCCTCGCTTCCCGTGCGTGCCTCCGCGCCCGGCGCCACCGCGCCCACGGTCCAGCGCCGTACCGCCGCCGTCCCGTTGCGCCGGGCGCCCGCGAGGACGACCGGCGCGCCGCCGGCGGTCGCCCGCCCGTTCCCGGCGAGGCCGCTGCCCGTACCATCGAGCACCGCCGCGACATCCGCCCCCGAGGAGAACACGGCACCTCCCGCACCGCCCGCCCCCGAGGAGAACGCCCCGCCCGCCCCGACGCCCGTCCCCCTCGCCGTCCAGCGCGCGGCGGCCCAGCTCCCCACGAGTGCCCGTACGACGACGCCGCCGCAGTCCCCGACCGTGCAGCGCCGCGCCGTGTCGCTGCCCCCGCCCGGGGAGCCGCGGACGGAGACGAAGCGCACCGGCGAACCGGCGCCCGCCCCCGGGACGTCCTTCGACCCGCGCGCGCTCAACGACTTCCAGCTCGACGAGCTGACCCACCGCCTGACGGGCCGCATCACCCGGCTGCTCCGCACCGAGCTGCGCCTCGACCGCGAACGCATCGGCCGACTCCGCGACCCCCGCCAATGACCACCCGCCCGCCCCGTCCCCGCCCCGTCCGCCACGGGGCACCGGCCGCTCCCCCCGCACCGCCGCCGCCCGGCCCGCCCCGTGCCCGTACCGCGTGACGGCAGGCCCGTCCCGCACCTGACGCTCCGCCCCAGAAAGGCCCCCGATGTCACGCGAACTCGACCCGGGTTCCACCATCTTCTTCACCCTCACCATCGACGGCGAGAGCCTCGGCTACTTCAACGGGTGCGAGGGGCTTTCGTCGACCGTCGAGGTCGAGACGCGCCAGGAGGGCGGGAACAACGGCTTCGTGTGGCAGCTTCCCTCCCGCGTGACCTTCTCCACGATCCGGCTCACCCGGCCGCTCACGCCCGACACCACCAAGGTCGCCAAGTGGATCTCCTCCGTGACCACCGGGATCAAGCGGCCCACCGCGCAGATCGCCGCGCTGCGCGCCGACGGCTCCGAGGTGGCGCGCTGGGGGCTCATCGACGTGCTGCCCGTCAGCTGGCAGGGGCCCTCGCTCGACCCGGCCAACCCCGGCGTCGCCAACGAGGTCCTGGAGATCACCCACCACGGCTTCACGGACTGAACGGACTGAGGGGACATACGTCATGGCTTCCAGCAGTGGCGCCGGGAAGAGTCTCGTTCGCGCCAGCCTCGCCATCCACGAGCCGCCCGTCGGCGACGG comes from Streptomyces sp. Tu6071 and encodes:
- a CDS encoding phage tail protein codes for the protein MSRELDPGSTIFFTLTIDGESLGYFNGCEGLSSTVEVETRQEGGNNGFVWQLPSRVTFSTIRLTRPLTPDTTKVAKWISSVTTGIKRPTAQIAALRADGSEVARWGLIDVLPVSWQGPSLDPANPGVANEVLEITHHGFTD
- a CDS encoding extensin codes for the protein MVARRLLPGVPPRTAAPAPAGTPAPVSAPAPAVQRATARTATAPDNTPAAPPAAPSLPVRASAPGATAPTVQRRTAAVPLRRAPARTTGAPPAVARPFPARPLPVPSSTAATSAPEENTAPPAPPAPEENAPPAPTPVPLAVQRAAAQLPTSARTTTPPQSPTVQRRAVSLPPPGEPRTETKRTGEPAPAPGTSFDPRALNDFQLDELTHRLTGRITRLLRTELRLDRERIGRLRDPRQ